In the genome of Sinorhizobium chiapasense, the window ATCCGAATGCGGCCGCGATGACGAGCACGGTGAAGAAGCCGACAATGGCATAGTTCGCTTTGGTTTCCATTGGCTCCGACTACCTTCGCGACTTCTACAGCGCCGCGCGTCTTATCAGACGCGCAAAGGACGCTGTAGCACTTTGAATTGCTGCATGTTTTCGTCCTTAAATCGGCTACGATTTAAGGAAACATGCAGTAGAGCGCCGTGCGTTCAAGCCAACGCACAAAGGACGCTCTAGCACTTTGATTCTAGGCCATCTTATCCGCTTTCAGTGATTCCACTTGAAAGCGGGATGCTCTAGCCGCTCATTCACACTGCTTCGACAAGCGCGCTTGCCCGAAGCTTGTCACCATGCACGCTGCGAGCATCAGTCGTGCTCGCGAACGATCGACCTTGCCCGCTTGCCTCGGAAATAGGACTTCACCCATGGCTCTTCGCAGGCGAGCATGTCCTCGATCGTGCCGGAAACCAGAACGCGCTTCTTTCCAAGAACCGCAATCCGGTCGCAGACCGAGAACAGGCTGTCCAGATCGTGAGTCACCATATACACGGTCAATCCAAGCGTGTCGCGCAACTTGGCAATCAACTCGTCGAACTCCGCAGCGCCGATCGGATCGAGACCCGAGGTCGGCTCGTCGAGAAAGACGAGATCCGGATCGAGGGCGAGAGCGCGCGCAAGTGCCGCGCGCTTGATCATACCGCCTGACAGCTCCGATGGATACTTATCTGCGGCCTCCGGCGCGAGGCCTACCAATTCGACCTTGAGCCGCGCAAGCTCGTCCATCAGGTCCTGCGGCAGATCGAGATATTCGCGCATCGGCACCTGGATATTCTCCCGCACCGTTAGGGCGGAGAAGAGCGCGCCATGCTGGAAAAGAACGCCGAGCCGCATGTCGAGTGCCATGCGATCGGCCTC includes:
- a CDS encoding ABC transporter ATP-binding protein, which produces MVQAVMEKQPDNAVEQREAVLSVRDLTVGFGDNIVLDKLNLEVLRGEILGFVGASGTGKSVLMRTVLRLLPKRSGTIEILGAEYDKMSEADRMALDMRLGVLFQHGALFSALTVRENIQVPMREYLDLPQDLMDELARLKVELVGLAPEAADKYPSELSGGMIKRAALARALALDPDLVFLDEPTSGLDPIGAAEFDELIAKLRDTLGLTVYMVTHDLDSLFSVCDRIAVLGKKRVLVSGTIEDMLACEEPWVKSYFRGKRARSIVREHD